In Candidatus Firestonebacteria bacterium RIFOXYD2_FULL_39_29, the genomic stretch CGGGAAAAATGTTTAAGTTCGGTTAAAAAACCGCTTCTTGGTTCCAGTTGTCAAAGAACGGTGTTTCTAGAAATAATTGCGACACAGTCTGTATTAGTGATTGTTTAGTGCTTAGAATTTTGATCTTAGTTATTGTACAAAATGAGGATTAATCTATGTCAATAGTAGAAATCAGGAATCTTGATCTTTTTTACGGTTCTTTTCACGCTATAAAAGGCGTGAATATGAATATTGAGCCCAATAAAATTACTTCTATGATTGGGCCTTCCGGGTGTGGAAAATCAACGCTTCTCCGCTGTTTGAACAGGATGAATGATGATATCGAAGGGGTTAAAATTACAGGAGAAATATTAATTGAGAAAGCTAATATTCTTAGAAAAACAGAGGATCTTGATATTGATGCGTTACGCAGAAAAGTAGGTATGGTCTTCCAGCGGCCGAATCCGTTTCCTTTAACCGTATTTGAGAATGTGGCGTTCGGGCTTCGCATCCATAAAATGGCTAAAGGCAATGAGCTTTCCGGTGTTGTCGAAGAAAGCCTTAAAGCTGTTATGCTCTGGGATGACTTGAAGGATAAGCTTGAGAACAACGCCTTAAATCTCTCTCTGGAACAGCGTCAGCGTCTTTGTGTTGCCCGCCTTATTGCGGTCAGGCCTGATATAATTCTTTTAGACGAACCCTGCTCGGCATTGGATCCAATTGCCACTACCAGAATCGAAGAACTTATGATAGAATTAAAGAAGAAATATACTATTGTTATAGTTACTCACAACATGCAGCAGGCGGCCAGAGTTTCGGATGATACAGGTTTTATGCTGCTCGGTGATCTGGTAGAGTTTGGAAAGACTTCACAGATATTTACAGCTCCGAAGTTGAAGAAGACTGAGGATTATATAACAGGAAGATTCGGGTAAATAAGAACAATAACTAAGATCTAAGCACTAAATCCTAAACAATGACTAAGGATTAATTACTAAGCACTAAAAAAGAAGGTATTTAATATAAGTACAATGATT encodes the following:
- a CDS encoding phosphate ABC transporter ATP-binding protein, which codes for MSIVEIRNLDLFYGSFHAIKGVNMNIEPNKITSMIGPSGCGKSTLLRCLNRMNDDIEGVKITGEILIEKANILRKTEDLDIDALRRKVGMVFQRPNPFPLTVFENVAFGLRIHKMAKGNELSGVVEESLKAVMLWDDLKDKLENNALNLSLEQRQRLCVARLIAVRPDIILLDEPCSALDPIATTRIEELMIELKKKYTIVIVTHNMQQAARVSDDTGFMLLGDLVEFGKTSQIFTAPKLKKTEDYITGRFG